The nucleotide sequence TGAAAGAAGGCCAAACATCACCATAAGTGCCATGCAGCAGTACATAGAAGCTTTGGGCGGTAGGTTGGTAATAAAAGCAGTATTTCAAGAGGGTAGCGAAGAATTGCTTGCATAGATCCAAGTATCATATCATTCTCATCAGGCCTATTTAATCACTCTCCTCGTAACAACCTAATCGGCAAGAAATCGCCGAACAATTGCATACAGAACCGACCTGAAAACGGCGGCCAACTATTATTGGTAGTTTGAACTCCCGTAAGCCGTTTTCAGGCGGCTGATGCAGGTCGTTAGCCCTATCGAGAAAGATTAAAAGAGGTGATAATTATGAAATCTTATGTTTCCGTGATACTCATTGCACTCATTGTGTTTATAGCTGGCTGTGCTGGTATAACTTATCCTGAAGTCTCCCGTCTTTCATCGGAGAGTTATGCTCCATTGTCGGGTGACACCCCTATTCTATTGAGCACGAGGGATATTGATCATAAATATGATGAGATAGCGATCATAAATATCCGTTCAGCTTCTTGGACAAATATTGATAAACTAAACGAGACATTTAGACAGCGTGCCAGAGAATTAGGTGCTAATGCTATAGTAAGAATACAGTATGGACATGAAGGTATGTGGGGTAATCCTACAGCTACAGGAGTTGCTGTTCGGATGAAATGAATATAAGTGGGCTAACTTTGCACTGAATCGCTGATAGTCTGCCGCTCCCAGTGAAACGGAACATTAGCTGTTTAATCAATAATTCCAAAGGATAAATATGGTTGATAAACAAAGCGAATATCAACTCAAACTGATAGATAAATACAAAGAATCTATCAACGTTTATTGGGGGGCTCTTCTTACAATAAACGGCCTATTGCTTACATTTTTTTCTATAGATTCTCTTTCTTCAAGTGAGAGATGGATAATATTGAATTATATGCTTGTTGGGTTATGTGTTTTGTCCCTCTGGCTTCTTATCTGGAATTTCAAAACAGATCAAGATTGCCGGTCCAGTCCTTATATTTCTGGCAGAACCAGCTGTACTGATAGCCATCGGGATGTTTTTCCCGATATTCCTGCCAGAGCAGCGCCATGGTGACGGATTTACGTTTCAGTTCTTTAAAAATTTCATTCCAGTCTGGTTCGTGTGAGGATGATAAAGGAACCTTCCTGGGCGGTGGGAATAGAAGCTGGTCAAGAGCCGTTTCGGACAAATCATCAGGCAAGGGCCAGGACAAGCCTGCGGCCTTGGCTCTCAACAAATAATCGGCAACCGTACTGCGGCTGAACAAACAACTGACGGCAATTTTTCGATTGCTCTGTTTGCCATCAAAATTTAATCGTAAAACCTCTTTTATCTTGCGCATAGACAACCTCCTTGNNNNNNNNNNNNNNNNNNNNNNNNNNNNNNNNNNNNNNNNNNNNNNNNNNNNNNNNNNNNNNNNNNNNNNNNNNNNNNNNNNNNNNNNNNNNNNNNNNNNAACCTCCTTGTATTTTGTCGAAAGGTTTCAGATACTACTGGTTATCTTGCGTCGCCAGACAAATTATTCAGGTGGCCGGCTTGGACCGGAATCGGTGGCCGGAATGAAACGGAATTGGTGGCCGACTTGCACCGGAATCCGCACGCCACTTTTTACGTCAACTGAAGCAGGCATTAACTGTCCAATATTAGTTCGGAATATAAAATAATAATATGATCTCGTTTAATGAAATAAACAGTAACTATATATCCGAAAATCCACCTAAATCTAATATCTTATGTATCGGTGGAAGTCCTAGAAAAGGTGGGAATTCAGATGTGCTTTTGACGAATGTTTTACAAGAAGTAAATGAATCTAAAGTAAATTATGATATTGCCCAATTACGAGATTTTCAATTCCAGCCATGTGTCGGTTGCGAGAAATGCAGAAAAGACAAAATATGTACAGGATTAGCTGATGGAATGTCCTTGCTTTATCCAAAAATAATTGATGCCAAAGGGTTAGTGCTTGTATCACCTACACACAATTACAATATTACAGCAATAATGAAAGCCTTTATTGATCGTCTGTATTGTTTCTACAACTTTGACAATAAAAATCGTCCTGGTCAATGGTCAAGTCAACTGAAGAATCAAGGGCGAAAAGCAGTCATAGTGGCGGTATGTGAACAAAAAGAAAAAAAGGATATGGGATTCACGCTTGATGCCATGCGCCTTCCCCTTGAAGCTCTTGGCTATGAAATAGTAGATGAACTTGCAGTTTTTGGTGTTTTTTCAAAGGGAAAAGTAAAAGAAAAAACAGACGTCTTGGTGAAAGCCTCGATGATAGGAACAAAATTGGCAGAATCAATTACT is from Pseudomonadota bacterium and encodes:
- a CDS encoding flavodoxin family protein; this translates as MISFNEINSNYISENPPKSNILCIGGSPRKGGNSDVLLTNVLQEVNESKVNYDIAQLRDFQFQPCVGCEKCRKDKICTGLADGMSLLYPKIIDAKGLVLVSPTHNYNITAIMKAFIDRLYCFYNFDNKNRPGQWSSQLKNQGRKAVIVAVCEQKEKKDMGFTLDAMRLPLEALGYEIVDELAVFGVFSKGKVKEKTDVLVKASMIGTKLAESIT